The DNA window TGTGGGAAAAATGTCGTTATTTACCAGCCCGCCAACCTGTACGACTGCACGCTGGGTGATAACGTCTTCGTTGGACCGTTCGTTGAGATCCAGGGGAATACCCGCATCGGCGCGGAGAGTAAAATCCAGTCGCATACCTTCATCTGCGAGTACGTCACCATTGGCCGGCGCTGTTTTATCGGTCACGGGGTGATGTTCGCCAACGACCTGTTTCGCGACGGCAAACCAAACGCCGACCGCGCCAGCTGGGGGCGGATTGAGATTGGCGATGACGTGTCGATCGGTAGCGGCGCCACGATTCTGGCCGTCAACATCTGCGACGGCGTGGTGATTGGCGCGGGCAGCGTGGTGACGAAGTCCATCACCGAGAAAGGCGTGTGGGCGGGGAATCCAGCCCGCCTGCTGCGGCGGCTGTAAAAAAAATGCCGACCATAAGGTCGGCATTTCGTCTTAACGGCGCAAGCGTTATGCGCGCCAGGCTTTATAACGGTTAATCAGACCGTTAGTGGAGCTGTCGTGGCTGCTGACTTCGCTGCCGTCTTTCAGCTCCGGCAGGATGCGGTTAGCCAGCTGTTTGCCCAGCTCAACGCCCCACTGGTCGAAAGTGAAGATGTTAAGGATCGCGCCCTGGGTGAAGATTTTGTGCTCGTACAGAGCAATCAGCGCCCCGAGGCTGAACGGGGTGATCTCACGCAGCAGGATAGAGTTAGTCGGGCGGTTGCCTTCGAACACTTTGAACGGCACCACGTGCTCCAGGGTCGCCGGATCTTTACCCTGATCGCGATATTCCTGCTCCACCACTTCACGGGATTTACCGAAGGCCAGGGCCTCGGTCTGGGCGAAGAAGTTGGACAGCAGCTTCGGATGATGATCGGAGAGCGGGTTGTGGGTGATAGCCGGGGCGATGAAATCGCACGGTACCATTTTGGTGCCCTGATGGATCAGCTGGTAGAACGCGTGCTGACCGTTGGTGCCCGGCTCGCCCCAGATGATCGGGCCAGTCTGGTAGTCCACGGCGTGGCCGTTACGGTCGACATACTTACCATTGGACTCCATGTTGCCCTGCTGGAAGTAGGCGGCAAAACGGTGCATGTACTGGTCGTAAGGCAGAATCGCTTCGGTTTCCGCACCGAAGAAGTTGTTGTACCAGATACCGATCAGCGCCAGCAGCACCGGCAGGTTTTTCTCCGCCGGGGTGGTGGAGAAGTGCTTATCCATCGCATGCGCGCCAGACAGCAGCTCAACGAAGTTGTCGAAGCCCACGGAGAGAATGATGGACAGGCCAATCGCCGACCACAGGGAGTAACGGCCGCCAACCCAGTCCCAGAATTCGAACATGTTGGCGGTGTCGATGCCGAACTCGCCAACCGCTTTCGCGTTGGTGGAGAGCGCCGCGAAGTGTTTAGCCACATGCTTGTCGTCGCCCGCGGTCGCCAGGAACCAGTCGCGCGCGCTGTGGGCGTTGGTCATGGTCTCCTGAGTGGTAAAGGTTTTGGACGCGACCAGGAACAGGGTGGTTTCCGGGTTGACGTTCTTCAGCACTTCGGCGATGTGGGTGCCATCGACGTTGGAGACAAAGTGCATGTTGAGGTGATTTTTATACGGACGCAGCGCTTCGGTGACCATGAACGGACCGAGGTCGGAGCCACCGATACCAATGTTGACCACGTCGGTGATCGGTTTGCCGGTGTAGCCTTTCCAGCTGCCGGAGATAATCGCTTCAGAGAAGGCTTTCATCTTCTCCAGCACAGCGTTCACTTCCGGCATCACATCTTTGCCATCAACCACAATCGGCGTATTGCTGCGGTTGCGCAGCGCGACGTGGAGTACCGCACGATCTTCGGTGCGGTTGATCTTTTCACCGGAGAACATCGACTTGATGGCGCCTGTGAGATCGGTCTCTTTCGCCAGATCCTGCAGTTTAGCCAGCGTCTCTTCGGTGATGCGGTTTTTGGAGAAGTCCACCAGCATCAGATCGTCGAACGTCGCGGAAAATTTAGAAAAACGGTCGCTATCTTTGGCGAACAGCTCGCTGATAGTGACATCTTTCATTTCGTCGAAGTGTTTCTGTAATGCCTGCCAGGCAGAGGTCTGCGTTGGGTTGATGTTTTTCATTAGCAATACTCTTCTGATTTGAGATTGTGACTTCGGTCGATTGTAGCGCCGGTGACGGAAAATTGTGATGATTTTTGTGACTTGTCCCTGACGCCGGTCAGGAATCAGGTCAAAACGGAGTAAAAAGCCCCATTAGTATAGCTATCATAAGGCTTTTTTCTGTTAGCCGCAGGGGCATGAAAAATCCGCATAACCGCAGCGTTGACATAGCTGGCGTTAAGCCTTTATATATCCGCAGTGCTTACGTATTGTAAGTATCTATTGCTCGCGCATTTCACGCTACAGCGAAAGGGTATTCGCGGGGGATATAATGTCCTTATTCCCCCGGCCAGGTGAAAGACGTCGGTAATTGCCAGAAGAGGTGCGTTGCCCAGGTAACCGTATTGGAGGAACCAGTCCGGCGAAAATACGTGAGGGGGAGCAACGCCGAGGTGAAAGAGCGTCTGGTTACGCTCCTCACCGGCCACAGGGGCTGAATCCCCTGGGTTGTCACCAGAAACGTTCGCAGTCGGGCGTTTCATACCCGAACACTTCAGCGCCCAGAGCGGTGAGTCGGGTCTACAAGGTGGAGCACTTCTGGGTGACATCGTAGTTGTTTATCATTCTGCGCCACCCTGTTTATCGCTCTTCCCTTGTGCCATGGCTGAATAATTTGGCCTGGCTTATTAAGACATTTTGTTGCGATCCGGCGGCATCCAGCCCCTGTCAGGATCGGTGTTCAGGAATCGTTTTAATAAGTCAGGCCCCCTGACACGAGGTTGTTATGACAGATTTAGTCGTCGCCAAATTTGGCGGCACCAGCGTTGCTGATTTTGACGCGATGAACCGCAGCATTGATGTGGCGCTGCTCGATGCCAATACCCGTATTGTTGTGCTCTCCGCCTCTGCCGGCGTGACCAACATTCTGGTGGCCTTAGCGGAAGGGCTGGAACCCACCGAACGTTTTTCCCAGCTGGACGCTCTGCGCCAGATCCAGTTCAATATTCTGGAGCGTTTGCGCTATCCCAACGTGATCCGCGAAGAGATTGAGCGCCTGCTGGAAAATATCACCACGCTGGCGGAAGCCGCCGCGCTCGCCTCCTCTAGCGCG is part of the Klebsiella quasipneumoniae subsp. quasipneumoniae genome and encodes:
- a CDS encoding acyltransferase, translating into MPELRDTGVRNVVCGKNVVIYQPANLYDCTLGDNVFVGPFVEIQGNTRIGAESKIQSHTFICEYVTIGRRCFIGHGVMFANDLFRDGKPNADRASWGRIEIGDDVSIGSGATILAVNICDGVVIGAGSVVTKSITEKGVWAGNPARLLRRL
- the pgi gene encoding glucose-6-phosphate isomerase is translated as MKNINPTQTSAWQALQKHFDEMKDVTISELFAKDSDRFSKFSATFDDLMLVDFSKNRITEETLAKLQDLAKETDLTGAIKSMFSGEKINRTEDRAVLHVALRNRSNTPIVVDGKDVMPEVNAVLEKMKAFSEAIISGSWKGYTGKPITDVVNIGIGGSDLGPFMVTEALRPYKNHLNMHFVSNVDGTHIAEVLKNVNPETTLFLVASKTFTTQETMTNAHSARDWFLATAGDDKHVAKHFAALSTNAKAVGEFGIDTANMFEFWDWVGGRYSLWSAIGLSIILSVGFDNFVELLSGAHAMDKHFSTTPAEKNLPVLLALIGIWYNNFFGAETEAILPYDQYMHRFAAYFQQGNMESNGKYVDRNGHAVDYQTGPIIWGEPGTNGQHAFYQLIHQGTKMVPCDFIAPAITHNPLSDHHPKLLSNFFAQTEALAFGKSREVVEQEYRDQGKDPATLEHVVPFKVFEGNRPTNSILLREITPFSLGALIALYEHKIFTQGAILNIFTFDQWGVELGKQLANRILPELKDGSEVSSHDSSTNGLINRYKAWRA